In Zingiber officinale cultivar Zhangliang chromosome 8B, Zo_v1.1, whole genome shotgun sequence, a single genomic region encodes these proteins:
- the LOC122017180 gene encoding AP2/ERF and B3 domain-containing transcription factor RAV1-like yields MDGSWVEEASIDSLRFCIAGVDALHRMGSVVLDLVPKEGGGGGGGGMEVESRKLQSSKYKGVVPQPNGRWGAQIYERHQRVWLGTFETEAEAARAYDVAAQRFRGREAATNFGTLAETEEEEEEAARSFLGAHSKAEIVDMLRKHTYLDELEQCKRGRGAALLGKRKTPDGGCRQSSSPREMLFEKIVTPSDVGKLNRLVIPKQHAEKHFPLRIDGGSGGKGVLLHLEDADGKMWRFRYSYWHSSQSYVLTKGWSRFVKEKQLRAGDVVSFWRSGPENQLYVMWQSGRRAETPAVRLFGVNISKKQFIEVL; encoded by the coding sequence ATGGATGGAAGCTGGGTCGAAGAGGCATCGATCGACTCTCTGCGATTTTGTATCGCCGGCGTCGACGCTCTGCACAGAATGGGCAGCGTGGTGCTCGACCTTGTTCCGAAAGAAGGGGGCGGTGGCGGAGGCGGAGGCATGGAGGTGGAGTCGAGGAAGCTCCAGTCGTCCAAGTACAAAGGCGTGGTCCCGCAGCCCAACGGCCGGTGGGGCGCGCAGATCTACGAGAGGCACCAGCGCGTGTGGCTCGGCACGTTCGAGACAGAGGCCGAGGCGGCGCGGGCCTACGACGTGGCCGCGCAGCGCTTCCGCGGCCGAGAGGCGGCTACTAACTTCGGGACGCTGGCGGAgaccgaggaggaggaggaggaggcggcgcgGTCCTTCCTCGGCGCCCACTCGAAGGCCGAGATAGTGGACATGCTGCGCAAGCACACGTATCTCGACGAGCTGGAACAGTGCAAGCGCGGGCGCGGGGCGGCGCTGCTCGGGAAGAGGAAGACCCCAGACGGCGGCTGCCGGCAGTCGTCGTCCCCCAGGGAGATGCTATTCGAGAAGATCGTGACGCCGAGCGACGTAGGGAAGCTGAACCGGCTGGTGATTCCCAAGCAGCACGCGGAGAAGCACTTCCCATTAAGAATCGACGGCGGAAGCGGCGGCAAGGGGGTGCTGCTGCACTTAGAGGACGCCGACGGGAAGATGTGGCGGTTCAGGTACTCCTACTGGCACAGCAGCCAGAGCTACGTGCTGACGAAGGGCTGGAGCCGGTTCGTGAAGGAGAAGCAGCTCAGAGCAGGGGACGTCGTCAGCTTCTGGCGGTCCGGGCCGGAGAATCAGCTCTACGTCATGTGGCAGAGCGGCCGTCGAGCGGAGACTCCGGCGGTGAGGTTGTTTGGGGTCAACATATCTAAGAAGCAATTCATAGAGGTATTGTAG